TGACGGCGGCTAAAGCCGCACGGGTCGCTTTTCATCCCTGCTTTAAAAAGTCAGGGCTTTCAAGCTCCCGATTCATGCCGGTAAGTGTCTTGAGTTTGCCAGTGTCCTCGATGGCTCTACCAAAACATCTCGATCATTTCCTGCAGGATTGAAAGAAATGGTATGATTTATTTTGCCAAAGACGTTTTTTCTTCATAGTCAGGACAGCCAATGGCTTTTTCCGACATGGCAATTTTCGGGTGGACAGGACATTTCAAGTGGGGATTGTCAGTGAAATATTTGCAGTAGGCGCAGGGAATTTGATGCATGCGCTTGGCGCGGGATAGGGTATCGGCGGCTGCGGCACCGATATTCCACAGAGCCATGACCACCACCGACCAGGCAACCACCAAGCTGATGGGTTCGATCGACGGCTGTATGGTCGTTATTACCAAATCTAGAAAATGGAGGAGCATAGGTTAGGCAGAATAAGAAGTTTCGGCAAACTGACCGATGCGGCGAAATTTTTGATATCGCAGCTGACGCCGTTTTTCCCCAGAATAAGAACTCAGAAGCTCTAGGTTGCGTATTAAGGCTTGCTTGAGATTTTCCGCGGCTGGCAAAGGATGGTAGTGAGCGCCGCCGGTGGGTTCGGAGACAATCTCATCGGCAATTCCCAGTTGCTTTAAATCCCAAGAGGTAATTTTGAGCGCTTCTGCTGCCTGCGGGGATTTGCTTGCGTCTTTCCAAAGAATCGCCGCACAGGCTTCCGGACTAGCTACAGTATAAACCGCATGTTCGAACATGAGCAAGCGATCGGCGACGCCAATCCCCAAAGCACCGCCAGAACCGCCTTCGCCGATGACGGTGGAGATAATGGGAACGTCCAAACCGAACATTTCCCTAAGATTATACGCGATCGCTTCTCCCTGGCCTAAATGTTCTGCTTCAATGCCGGCCCAAGCACCGGGGGTGTCGATAAAGGTTAAAATAGGCATGCCGAAGCGATTGGCATGATCCATCAGTCGCATGGCTTTGCGGTAGCCGCCTGGGGAAGCCATACCGAAGTTGCGAGCCACGTTATCTTTGGTATCCCGTCCTTTCTGATGTCCCAGCATAACCACGGGGCGATCGCGCAAGCGTCCCAATCCTGCTACAATAGCGGGATCGTCTGACCCGCGGCGATCGCCATGCAATTCGATCCATTCATCGGCGATGGTCTGAATGTAGTCTAGCGTACTGGGACGGCGGGGGTGCCGTGCCAGCTGCAATCGTTGCGCCGGGGTCAAGCTATCAAAAATCTCCCGACGCAGTTGTTCGGCACGGGTTTCCAACTGCTGTATTTGTTCGGACACATCGACACCATTTTCTGAGGCTAACTGTCGGATCTGGTCGATCCGATTTTCTAATTCTGCGAGCGGTTTTTCAAAATCTAATAAAAACGTTTTAGAACTGGCCATAGAGGGAAGGAGAATAGGAAATCAAGGGCAATGGTGAGTAGGGGAGCATGGGAGGCAGCGATACATTGTATGTCCCTAATCTCCCACGCACGGAGTTGTTTTTATATTTAACTCAAATATAAATTAACACCTAATGCTAGCAAAAAGGTGAGCTGGGCGGCTAAAAGAAATAGATAAGCCACAATGCGACCGCGGAATACCGAGAGCATAAGCCCAATCCCTTTTAAATCTACCATAGGACCAAACACCAGAAAAGCCAAAAGCGAGCCACTAGTAAAGGTAGAGGCAAAAGAGAGGGCAAAGAAAGCATCCACTGTAGAACAAATAGAAACGACGGTTCCCAGCAGCAACATCGCCATAATAGAAGAAACGGGATTTTGTCCTAGACTTAAAATAATTTCCCGGGGAACGGCAACTTGGACAAAAGCCGCGATCGCACTTCCTAAAATTAAAATTCCCCCTAACTCCCGCAGTTCGCCGATGGTATTCTCCCAAAACAACTGCGCGCGGGTTCCGGGTAGGGGTTTGGCTGGGACGGGGTTGGCTGCGGGGATACCGGGATGGTTCTGACCCAACCAATAGGTTCCTGATTGTAGTAAAGTGGGGACTGGTGCTTTGGCTGGTAGTTGGGTGGAAACGGGATTTTTGGCGTTGGTTTGGTTGCGGTTGAAAGCTTGTGTTGAGTTGCGTTGAAGCATTCGTGCCACTGTGGGTTGCAGCAGCGGACGAAAATCTTTTTGGATGCTAAAAATCGCGCCGATGGCCGTAGCGATAACCAAAGAAAATACCACCCGCAACAGGACAATTTGCGGCTGGTCGCGAAAGGCTACCCAGGTAGACCAGATGACAATGGGGTTGACTGTGGGAGCTGCTAGTAAAAAGCCAACGGCCACGGCGGGGGAAATGCCTTGGGAAATCAAGCGTCTGGCTACGGGAACGTTGCCGCATTCGCACACGGGAAACAAGAAGCCAATGAGGCTGCCGGCAAAAGCACCAAAAATGGGATTGCCGGGTAAGCTTTTCATCAGTTTCCGCTCGTCTACGAAAATGAGCAAGAAACTAGATAGCAAAACCCCCAGTAATAGGAAGGGAATCGCTTCTACTAGCAAGCTCAGAAAAATGGTGAAACCCCGGGAAAGTTGGTTCATAAGCTCATGAAAGCTGCTGGTTTTATGCCCATCCACAAGCAGCAATGCTGATTATCGTATCAGGTCAGGGGGTGGGCGGGAAATATTTCCCCAAAGTGGCTTGCCCAAACTAGCGATCGCTGGCAAATTGCTGCTGGCCGTACCAAACGCGCACCACGCGACCGGGAATGGACTTATTGTACCAAAAGGTATTGTTGGCTACCGACTGCAGGCGATCGCGATCGCATATCCAATGCGCCTGGGGGTCGAACAACACCAACTCCGCCGGTTCCCCCGGAGCGATTTTCGCCGGTTTTTGCTGCAAGCAGCGCGCCGCCGACGCACTCAAAGCGCGCCACAGGTCAATAGCGGTCCATTTTTGCGAAACCACCAACCCCTCCCACAGCAGCGGCAACGCCAGTTCCAATCCCACGGCCCCAGGTGGGGCCACGCCAAAGGGAACGGCTTTTTCTTCGTAGGTATAGGGGGTGTGCTCCACGGCGATCGCATCTACAATCCCGGTTTGCACTCCCTGTTGCAACGCCGCGCGATCGCTGGGAGTTCCCAAAGGCGGGTCCAAACGCAAATGGGGATTGTAAGCATCCGCCAACCCACCGGTATTGGCAGCCAATGGTGCGATCGCAGTGGTATCCAACAGCAAGTGCATCCAGGTAGTACTGGCGGTTACCGGTAGCTGTCGGCGTTTGGCATCGGCAATCAACTCCACTTCCCGTTGGGTAGACACCCGCATAATGTGAACCGGGGTTTGGGTGAGCGCTACCACCTCCAGCAACGCCGCCAAAGGGGCCGTATGCGCGATCGCACTGCAACCAGGCAAACCGCAACGAATCGAATCGACGCCTTCACGCATCACCCCTCCCACACTGGCATCGCAGGCATACAACGCCACCGGCAATCGGTACGGCTTGGCATATTCCAACAACCGCCGCATCAACACCAAATTGCACAACGGTTCCCCATCGGCAAATCCAGCTACCGCCTCCACCTGTGCCAGTTCCGCCAATTCCGCCAACCTAGCAGACCGAAAATCCCCTTCGCCGCCATACAAAAACATTCCGGCCCAAAACGACACCGACGGTACCGCAGCCGTTTGCAAGCAACGCTCCCGCAAAAACGCAATGCTAGAGGGATTGTCCAACCGGCCAATCGTATCCGGCAAAATCGCCAGCCGGGTAAAACCTCCCCCACGGGCCGCTGCCAATAGGGAATCGAGGGGTTCGGCATCCTCGCGACCCGGTTCGCCGCTGTGGCTGTAGCTATCTACCAATCCCGGTCCCAAAACCAAACCGTTGCACTCGCGTACCGTGGTTTCCTGAGGAACCTCAATTCCCTCGACAGCGATTTGCTGGATGCGACCATCGGCAATCCACACATCCACCACTCGGTCGGTTGCCGAGATGGGATCTATCAATCGGACTTGTTGCAGCAATTCGCCTGCACTCATAAATTAGACCAATGCTTCGACATAGCTCCGTACAAGCGCTCCGACATAGCTCAGCACAAGTTTACAAAGCTCCCGCTGCTGTAGAATCAAATACGCCACCGCCTAAATGAGTGGTAATGTTCGCTGCCTGCAGTTGGGGATAGGCATCCAAGCCTTGGGGATAGTCAATAACGCTCACCGAACCGTTGCCTTGTTTGAACGTCCAGAAATTTTGCGCGCCCAAACCAAACAAATGGCATAGAATGGCTTTGTTAATGGCATCGTGTGCCACCACCATTACTGTCCGATATTGAGATGGGTCGTAATGTTTGCGCACAATTTCTTCCAGAGCCACTTGGGAGCGGTCCCAAACCTGTTGCAGATTTTCTCCTTCCGGCATTTGCACGGTTTCTGGTGCGACTTTCCAACTGTTGAGCAACTCGCTGTAGCTATCCCAAATTTCCGCTTCCAGCTTGCCTTCCCACAAACCGTGGCTGATTTCCCGCAAGCCTTCCATGAGTTCTAAAGCGACGCCGGAATGCTCTTGCAAAATAATTTCGGCGGTTTCTTTGGGACGCAACATGGGACTGGAAATAGCTGCATCCAAGGAGACATCTTGGAGAAATTGCGCTGCTTGGTAGGCTTGATGCCGGCCGTTTTCGTTGAGGGGAACGTCGATTTGTCCCTGGAAACGACCTTCTTGATTCCATTGGGTTTCTCCATGGCGGACCAACAACAGCCGCAATCCCGAGTTGGGGTCTCTGGGTTCGGGGAAGTTTTTGCCTTGGTGTGCGAGCAAATTTAATGATTCTAGTTGTGCTTTGGATCCCCACCCGCCGGAGAAATTGACAACGTTAATACAGCAGTTGGACTGTTGTATGGAATGGTAGTAGCGCGGGTCAATCCCCAACGCACTCATTAACAGGCAACGGTTGATGCCATTGTGAGCCACTACCAGAACGGTTTCTCTTTGGTGGCGTTCTAGCAGCAACGACCAAAATCGCTTCGCCTGTTCGTACAGGGAAAGAACTGGGAAAAATTCCTGCGGGTTTTCCCGGCGAGGGTCGGCCATTTTGAGTTCTTGGGGACGTTGTTTCCAACATTCGTATTGTTGGGGATATTTGGCCATTACCTCGTCGCGAGGCAGGTTTTCCCACAGCGGTAGGTCTACTTCAATCAGGTTCTGGGAAATCTCTAGGGGTAAGGTTTTTCCCTGACTTTCCTGCAAACTAGTTTTAACAATTTCGGCGGTTTCCGAGGCCCTTCTCAGTGGACTGCTGTAAATGGCTTCGATGGGGATATCGGCAAGGGTATCCCCTACTTGACGCGCCATCGCACGTCCTTTTTCTGTCAGTATGGATTCATCGCTACGACCTTGGATGCGATGTTCCGTGTTGTGGGTGCTTTGACCGTGGCGGACGATGATAACTCGAGTAGTCAGGGTTCCATCCTCCTGAAAATGTCAGAAAAATTTTACCTTGGATTGGACTTGTATTGGAGGTCAAAACGGGGAAAATAGCGATCGCAGGTGGGAAAGGCGTGGGAGTATGGGAGCGTGGAGGCGTGGGTGTGCTGTTTTTTTGGTTTTCTATTGAACGATTCCGGTGTTATGACATTGCCAAATGGGTTGGTTAAACTTTGGGTACGTGCAGCGATCGCGGCTTTGGCGATGGTTTTGGTTGCCAGTGTCTGGCAGTCGCCGCTGGTGTTGGCACCACCTGGGAAATGTACTTGGGTGGCAACGGCGGATTTGCCAAGTTTGCCTGAGGTGCGCTCTCTGTCTGGCTTGCAGCAATTACGCGCTCGCGTGGATTGGAAACGCCAACGCTGTCAGGCGGCGGTGGATTTGTCGTTTCTTGTGGATGCTTACGACGGCGATACCCTAACCCTGAAAAACCAAAACTGGCAGCGCTACCAAAAACAGGTGGAACAACGCTACCACTTGGAAGTGGCGGCACAAAAATCTATGAAAACTGCCGAAAAGTTCGCTCGTCAAGCACAACAATGGGAAAAACGCTCCCCCCGAAATGCTGATACCTGGCGCGCCGCCAAAGTTGCTTGGCAAAAAGCCACACACCACTTAGAAGCCATTCCCAAAGTGTCTTTTCTGAGTGCTGAAGCAACTAACAAATTGACATCCTACCGCCAAAATTATACCCAGGCGACCCAGCAGTTGGAACTGGCGCAGCTAGCTGAGAATTTTATTCTGTATGCAGATACCAACCGTGACGGTCAGCTCAACGATAAAGATTACGTAGGCAGGCAACGGTGGCAGTGGCAGCAAGGTGCTTTGGTTTTGTTTAATCTAGATGACGACGATGGGGACCGTCGTTCTGACTGGCAAGACCGTCGCGTCAATGGCGAGAAAGATGCGGCAGATTTGGCCTTGGTGAAGTTACGCTTGGACCGCCGTTTCCAAGATATGAAGTTGCGCTTGCAAGTGAAATCCCCAGCTCGCCGTTACGTTAATTTATTCCAAAAAACTAAAAAGGGGTGGCGATATTTAGCTAGCGATGGGTCCAGCGAGATTCAAACAACTCCCCAAATTTGGCAGTCTTCCTCAGTAAAAGATAATATGGGGGAAATGCTGTTTGGAATTGAAGCTAAACAATTTGCCGATCGGGATTGGAACGGCGAAATCTCGATCGAAGCGATCGCTTCTCAAGAAGGGAATCTCCTAACTGCCGATACGGTGAAGTTGCGGGTGTCTCCCTGGATTATGCGTCCCAATACGGCACCGGTAAAATCCCTTTTTGTCAGCGATTGGGGGACCCGCAACGATCGCTTTATTCGCCAAATTCAAAAAATTGTGCCGCCAACTCAGGCTGAGGTAAAAACCATTCGACGGGGAACTTTGTGGATGCAGGATACGATGGAAATCGGTTATTTGCAGTTTCCTGCTTTTTCAGATAACCCAAACCTCGTGTCTTTTCCCGGTGTTTTGCACGGCAATCGAGGTAGGGGGAAAGATAATTTTTCGCGATCGCTGTTAAAATCTGATTTTGGCTGGTTTAATATTGGACAACCTCGCAATTTGCTACCAAGCGATCGCTGGGCTGATTGGTACGGTAATTTAGAAGTTACACCGCCACTACCAGGTTATCCTTTAGGAAGAATTTATTACGGCAATTCTGGCACCGCTACCTTGCATCCCGAGGTATTGGAATTTTTGAGAGCGCAGGAAATTCAAGCACCGCTGGTGGACATCGATACCTCTTGGTTGATGATTCGTCACGTAGATGAGGTGATTGGTTTTATTCCCTCGAAGAATGAGAAACCGTTGATGTTAGTGGTATCACCAGAAGCTGGTGTCAACTTGCTACGCCGGTTGCAACGGGAAGGACATGGTAACAAAGCCATCAATCGGGGGTTGAGTACGTCTACAACTGTGCAAAGTGCTTTGAACAACCGTCGTTTGATAGAACACAACTTGCAAATTCAACGCGATCGTATCAATCCCCTCATTGCCAAACTCAAGCGAGAATTTAGCCTCAACGACAACCAAATTATTCAGATTCCGGCTATGTTTTCCCTCACTGGTTATTCCTGGTGGCCGAATATGGTCAACTCGGTGGCAGTCAACGGTCATTTCCTAGTTGCCGACCCCAGAGGACCCATTGTGCGCGATCGCGATGTCACCCAAGAAACCTTCCGCAAGTTAGTTTCAAAATCTCCCCTGCAAGTTCATTTCCTCGACAACGATTACTACCAAGAACTGCGAGGCAACGTCCACTGCGCCACCAACACCACGCGTACCCCTCCCGAACAACCCTTTTGGAAACAATTACCCAATCGCCTCAAAAATAAATAAAGAAAGCTATCCGTTAATTTTAGCTTTGATATAATATTCCCACCGCAAGCTATAAATATTCTAAAAAGTTTTTAATGGCGCTTCCGTGGGGGTAAAATCCCTCGATATTCTTTATTTTTCGTTGGACAATACTCCATGCCAGCGCAACCGGGAATATAGACCCAAAATTTTCTAATCAAAGGAAAGCAATCCGATTTCTACAAAATCACAAAAAAAATGTGAGATAGGCATTTTCCTTAAAAATCTGCAAGAAATAATTAGGGTTTTATTAAGACGGATTTCTCTGACCAGCAAATGTTTGATTGTTTCAATCGAATGAGGTACTATAGACAAAAGTTTCCGTTTACATCGATATTTACCATGCCTGCCTTCGATCTCAACCGCCGCCAAGTTTTAAAAGGACTAGCCTTTACCGCACGTGGTTTTTACGGAAAACCGGGTAATTTGGAAACAAGGAGATATTGATGCCATATCTTACGATCGCCTATTTGATTTTTTAAATACTGGTTTATCGGATATGTTAGCTAACGAACGAGCTAGAAATGATATGAACCGAGTTATAGAATTTTCCGGCATTTTAGACAACGATTCTAGTTACGATCGGTGGATGGAAATGTTTCGAGAACTTTGTCAAATGTATCCATTTCCCGTACCGAGTGCATAAAAAAACCATTTCAATCGTAGAAGGGGGTCTAGTTTCATTTTGTCGTTAAAGCGATGGTCAGAAAGACCGATACTTTTGGCACCATCGCCAAATATCTTTTCTTATATGTATTATTATCTTTACTTTTTCTCCTGACAACGGAACAGGGAAATCAAAATATGGCGGTTTTAGCATTTTCCCTACAATTTTAAACGAGACATAGACATACTTGTCGTAGGAACGCATCTAGGCTAAAATCGTAAGTAAAGTTTCGAGCGCAAGTTCCATGAGCAATCCGAATCTGAAATATACAGTTTATCTAACCCCTCAACAACGAGAAAAGTTGAGTGCTATCAGTCGGAATGGTTCCGCTCCTGCTAAAAAAATTCTTCATGCTCGGGTTTTGCTCATGGCTGACCAACAACATCCTCAAGGAGGTTGGAAAGATATCCAAATTGCTGAAGCCTTGGGGTTGCACGTCAATACAGTGGCAAGAATTCGGAGAAATTTTGTCCGGTTTGGGTGGGAAGTGGCTCTGCAAAGAAAGCAACGCTTGGAACCTCCTGTGCCGCCAAAACTCGACGGGGAACTGCAAGAACAGCTAGCGGCAATTTGTTGCTCGGAACCTCCCAAAGGACAGACGCGATGGACGCTGACGCTTCTGGTGGATGAGCTGAAGGCGCGGGGTCTCGTTACAAAAATTAGCCGGGAAACGGTGCGAAAAGCATTAAGAAAAATTAATTACAACCTGGTAAAAACTAGTAGCTAACTTGAAAAATATATTTGGTTGGTTTTGAGTTTATGTTTTATACCAAATCCCATTCAACTTGACTCGCTATTTTATGACCAGAAATCCCCTACCCAACCATGTTCGCGATTTTAAGGAAAACACGATAAATAGATTTTTTTATGCTATGTATTTACGAGGGCAAAAATATCAGCTACGATTTTGATTATCGAACAAAGAAAATTGGGCGCTATCTGGTTCTAAGGAAAACGGTTTTTTATCCCAAAGTACCAAATCCCACCAGTCAAAGACTGCTGCCAAAATAGAGTCGAGTTCGCGGGTATGGGAGTTTTGATTGAAACTTGCATCTGGCAAACAATAGGCTGCCTGGGAAGAACCTTCTAATAAATGAATAATTCCTTTGGAAAACCCTTCTCCGGCATAAACGAGAAATCCTGGAAAGTGTAATGCCTCTAAATCTTGAAGCGTGTATGGGATTTTTTCATCTGCCGTACCGCCGGTATCCTGGTATTTGCATTCCAGAGCAAGTGCTTGGTTTAGAGGTTCGTTGAATACGAAAATATCGATTCTTCGGTTTTTGCCAATAATCGTTTTTCCTAGTTCTACTTCTAGATAAACTTTGATTCCCCTATTTTCAAAGTTGTAGAGAATATAAGACGCTATGCGTTTTTGATACTCTCGTGCTTGCATGGTCTTGCTTGCATGGTTCCAGTAGCGATCGCTTTTTCTTTACATACCATAAAAAATCTATTTTGTCAAGAGATTAAACTCAAATCCCAGCAATTCTATCCTTGTCTCCTTTCCACGGTTAATCTATGGCATGATGAAGGTTGTCGTTTGGCGGAACCTGATGTTGCGCGGTTTGTCCAAAAATCCTTGGTTACGATTTGCTATTGCAGTGGCGATCGCATTTTTCGTCATTAGCCTCATTTTAACCCTCAATCGGTACTATAGTTTCTTCGCGTCCTACGACCAGGGCATCTTCCACCAAGTCTTCTGGAACAACGCTCACGGTCGTTGGTTTCAAAGTTCCCTTTCTTCCACCCTTTCCACCGATGTGGTCCACGCCGGCGAAGTACCCGACGTTACCTATCGCCGTTTGGGACAGCATTTTACCCCCGCCTTGCTCGTTTGGTTGCCGATATATCTTTTATTTCCCTCACCGGCAACTTTAACCGTCATCCAGGTATCAGTGGTAACAGCAGCCGGCATCGTTTTATATTTTCTGGCGCGGCAGTACCTACAACCGCCAGTGTCAGCCTTTATTAGTGCCAGTTTTTATAGTGCCAACGCTGTCATTGGCCCCACATGGTCCAATTTCCACGACCTCTCCCAGGTTCCCTTATATTGCTTCACCCTGCTGCTGGCCATGGAAAAACGTTGGTGGTGGCTGTTTTGGCTGATGGTGGTTTTGCTACTGGCAGTTCGAGAAGACACTGGCATCACCCTCTTCGGCATCGGCGTCTATATGGTGT
Above is a genomic segment from Geitlerinema sp. PCC 9228 containing:
- a CDS encoding PD-(D/E)XK nuclease superfamily protein; this encodes MQAREYQKRIASYILYNFENRGIKVYLEVELGKTIIGKNRRIDIFVFNEPLNQALALECKYQDTGGTADEKIPYTLQDLEALHFPGFLVYAGEGFSKGIIHLLEGSSQAAYCLPDASFNQNSHTRELDSILAAVFDWWDLVLWDKKPFSLEPDSAQFSLFDNQNRS
- a CDS encoding helix-turn-helix domain-containing protein; amino-acid sequence: MSNPNLKYTVYLTPQQREKLSAISRNGSAPAKKILHARVLLMADQQHPQGGWKDIQIAEALGLHVNTVARIRRNFVRFGWEVALQRKQRLEPPVPPKLDGELQEQLAAICCSEPPKGQTRWTLTLLVDELKARGLVTKISRETVRKALRKINYNLVKTSS
- a CDS encoding protein-arginine deiminase family protein, with translation MTLPNGLVKLWVRAAIAALAMVLVASVWQSPLVLAPPGKCTWVATADLPSLPEVRSLSGLQQLRARVDWKRQRCQAAVDLSFLVDAYDGDTLTLKNQNWQRYQKQVEQRYHLEVAAQKSMKTAEKFARQAQQWEKRSPRNADTWRAAKVAWQKATHHLEAIPKVSFLSAEATNKLTSYRQNYTQATQQLELAQLAENFILYADTNRDGQLNDKDYVGRQRWQWQQGALVLFNLDDDDGDRRSDWQDRRVNGEKDAADLALVKLRLDRRFQDMKLRLQVKSPARRYVNLFQKTKKGWRYLASDGSSEIQTTPQIWQSSSVKDNMGEMLFGIEAKQFADRDWNGEISIEAIASQEGNLLTADTVKLRVSPWIMRPNTAPVKSLFVSDWGTRNDRFIRQIQKIVPPTQAEVKTIRRGTLWMQDTMEIGYLQFPAFSDNPNLVSFPGVLHGNRGRGKDNFSRSLLKSDFGWFNIGQPRNLLPSDRWADWYGNLEVTPPLPGYPLGRIYYGNSGTATLHPEVLEFLRAQEIQAPLVDIDTSWLMIRHVDEVIGFIPSKNEKPLMLVVSPEAGVNLLRRLQREGHGNKAINRGLSTSTTVQSALNNRRLIEHNLQIQRDRINPLIAKLKREFSLNDNQIIQIPAMFSLTGYSWWPNMVNSVAVNGHFLVADPRGPIVRDRDVTQETFRKLVSKSPLQVHFLDNDYYQELRGNVHCATNTTRTPPEQPFWKQLPNRLKNK
- a CDS encoding histidine phosphatase family protein, translated to MTTRVIIVRHGQSTHNTEHRIQGRSDESILTEKGRAMARQVGDTLADIPIEAIYSSPLRRASETAEIVKTSLQESQGKTLPLEISQNLIEVDLPLWENLPRDEVMAKYPQQYECWKQRPQELKMADPRRENPQEFFPVLSLYEQAKRFWSLLLERHQRETVLVVAHNGINRCLLMSALGIDPRYYHSIQQSNCCINVVNFSGGWGSKAQLESLNLLAHQGKNFPEPRDPNSGLRLLLVRHGETQWNQEGRFQGQIDVPLNENGRHQAYQAAQFLQDVSLDAAISSPMLRPKETAEIILQEHSGVALELMEGLREISHGLWEGKLEAEIWDSYSELLNSWKVAPETVQMPEGENLQQVWDRSQVALEEIVRKHYDPSQYRTVMVVAHDAINKAILCHLFGLGAQNFWTFKQGNGSVSVIDYPQGLDAYPQLQAANITTHLGGGVFDSTAAGAL
- a CDS encoding acetyl-CoA carboxylase carboxyltransferase subunit alpha — encoded protein: MASSKTFLLDFEKPLAELENRIDQIRQLASENGVDVSEQIQQLETRAEQLRREIFDSLTPAQRLQLARHPRRPSTLDYIQTIADEWIELHGDRRGSDDPAIVAGLGRLRDRPVVMLGHQKGRDTKDNVARNFGMASPGGYRKAMRLMDHANRFGMPILTFIDTPGAWAGIEAEHLGQGEAIAYNLREMFGLDVPIISTVIGEGGSGGALGIGVADRLLMFEHAVYTVASPEACAAILWKDASKSPQAAEALKITSWDLKQLGIADEIVSEPTGGAHYHPLPAAENLKQALIRNLELLSSYSGEKRRQLRYQKFRRIGQFAETSYSA
- a CDS encoding dihydroorotase; amino-acid sequence: MSAGELLQQVRLIDPISATDRVVDVWIADGRIQQIAVEGIEVPQETTVRECNGLVLGPGLVDSYSHSGEPGREDAEPLDSLLAAARGGGFTRLAILPDTIGRLDNPSSIAFLRERCLQTAAVPSVSFWAGMFLYGGEGDFRSARLAELAELAQVEAVAGFADGEPLCNLVLMRRLLEYAKPYRLPVALYACDASVGGVMREGVDSIRCGLPGCSAIAHTAPLAALLEVVALTQTPVHIMRVSTQREVELIADAKRRQLPVTASTTWMHLLLDTTAIAPLAANTGGLADAYNPHLRLDPPLGTPSDRAALQQGVQTGIVDAIAVEHTPYTYEEKAVPFGVAPPGAVGLELALPLLWEGLVVSQKWTAIDLWRALSASAARCLQQKPAKIAPGEPAELVLFDPQAHWICDRDRLQSVANNTFWYNKSIPGRVVRVWYGQQQFASDR
- a CDS encoding permease, encoding MNQLSRGFTIFLSLLVEAIPFLLLGVLLSSFLLIFVDERKLMKSLPGNPIFGAFAGSLIGFLFPVCECGNVPVARRLISQGISPAVAVGFLLAAPTVNPIVIWSTWVAFRDQPQIVLLRVVFSLVIATAIGAIFSIQKDFRPLLQPTVARMLQRNSTQAFNRNQTNAKNPVSTQLPAKAPVPTLLQSGTYWLGQNHPGIPAANPVPAKPLPGTRAQLFWENTIGELRELGGILILGSAIAAFVQVAVPREIILSLGQNPVSSIMAMLLLGTVVSICSTVDAFFALSFASTFTSGSLLAFLVFGPMVDLKGIGLMLSVFRGRIVAYLFLLAAQLTFLLALGVNLYLS